CTGGCGCGTGAGCGTCCAGGCGCCTCAACAAGCCTTTATCTCGTCGATAACGGCGGCATGCCCGACTTGCGGCGCGACCTTGCCATGTTGTCGGCCGCGGGCATCGCGTACACCGTGATCAGCGGTCACGGCAATGTCGGGTACGGGCGCGGACACAATCTCGCGATCCAGCAGGCGCAAAGCCGGTATCACCTGGTGCTCAATCCCGACGTCGACCTCGAACCGCGCGCGATGATCGAGGCGATCTCGTTTCTCGACCAGCATCCGGAAGCCGGATTGCTGGCGCCCGCTATCGTCGACGACCGTGGGCGGTTGCAGTATTTGTGCCGTCAGTATCCGACGCTGGTCGACCTGTTCGTGCGCGGCTTTCTCCCGCGTGCGGCGCGGCGTCTTTTCGACCGGCGGCTGGCGCGCTATGAAATGCGCGCGCAGATCAACGAGCGCGATACGTTGTGGGACCCGCCGATCATCAGTGGCTGTTTCATGTTGTTCCAGACCGCGGTGCTCAAAAAGCTCGGCGGCTTCGACGACCGCTATTTCCTCTATTTCGAGGACTACGATCTCAGCCTGCGCGCGCATGAACTGGCGCGCGTCGTCTACATGCCCTCCGTGCGGGTGCTGCATCACGGCGGCGGCGCCGCGCGCAAGGGCTTCGCGCATATCCGGATGTTCCTTTCGTCCGCGTGCAAGTTTTATAACCGGTTTGGATGGAAGTGGCTGTGAGCGGGATATTGGTGACGGGCGCGAACGGCTTCGTGGGCCGCGCATTGTGCGAAACGCTGGTGCGTCATGGCCACGATGTCACGGCGTTGGTGCGGCGCGGCACGCTGGGTATGGCGGGCGTGCGCGAATGGCGCCACGATGCGCCCGACTTCGCTGGCCTGCTCGAAGCCTGGCCTGACGACCTGACGCCCGATTGCGTCGTTCATCTTGCCGCGCGCGTGCACGTGATGCGCGACGAGTCGCCCGATCCCGGGAAGGCGTTCCATGCCACGAACGTCGAAGGGACGTTGCGCGTGGCGCGCGCCGCTCACGCGCGCGGCGTGCGAAGGCTGGTGTTCGCGAGCAGCATCAAGGCGGTTGGCGAGACGGACGGCGGAACGCCGCTCGCCGAGTCGGCGGCGCCCGGTTGGCTCGACCCGTACGGCCGCTCGAAGCGCGAGGCGGAAGACGCGCTCTGGGCGCTGGGCGCCCAGACTTCGCTGGAGATCGTGGTCGTGCGACCGCCGCTCGTGTACGGACCGGGCGTGCGCGCGAACTTCTTGCAGATGATGAGTGCATTGTGGCGCGGTATGCCGCTGCCGCTCGGCGCCATCGACGCGCGGCGCAGCATGGTCTACGCGGAGAATCTCGCCGATGCGCTCATGCGATGCGCGACCGACGCCCGCGCCGCGAACGCGTGCTTCCATGTGGCCGATACCGACGATCTTTCGGTCTCCCAATTGCTGCGCGTACTCGCCGACGACCTGGCCAAACCCGCGCGCCTGATTCCGGTTCCGCCTGGTCTGCTGAGCGTGGCGGGCAGGTTGACGGGGCGCTCGGCGCAGATCCAGCGGCTGACGTCCGACTTGCGGCTCGACACCTCGCTGATTCGCGAGAAGCTGGATTGGCAGCCGCCGTTCACGGCCAAAGAGGGACTTGCGAAAACCGCGCGCTGGTATCGTGAGACGCAAGCGACGCGCCATTCACACACGTAACGACCATGCATGTTTCCATACCGGCAGTTGCCGTATTGATCGCCCTGGTTTGCGCTTCGTTATGCGCGGCCATTCTCGCCGTTCTGCTGAAAAGCGGGCTGGCGTGGCGGCTCGCGACCGACATCCCCAATGACCGGTCGCTGCACGTTCGGCCAACGCCGCGCGTGGGCGGCTGGGGCATGATGCCCGTCGCCGTCGCCGCGATCCTTCTGCTGGCGCCGTCGCTCTGGCTGATCGCGCTCGGCACGCTGCTGCTGATGGGTATTTCGCAAATCGACGACCGCCGCGGTTTGCCTGCGCGCGTGCGCTTCGCCGCGCATTTCGTCGCCGTGGGCGCGCTGGTCCTGGTGTATCCCGCGCCGGTGCCATGGTGGTGCGCCGCCGTGGTGGCGTTCCTGATGCTGTGGCTCGTCAATCTCTACAACTTCATGGACGGCTCGGACGGCCTCGCGGGAGGCATGGCGCTCTTCGG
The Paraburkholderia acidisoli genome window above contains:
- a CDS encoding glycosyltransferase family 2 protein — encoded protein: MDHGTLSVSVVFFYPDAALLSRTFESLARAAVELARERPGASTSLYLVDNGGMPDLRRDLAMLSAAGIAYTVISGHGNVGYGRGHNLAIQQAQSRYHLVLNPDVDLEPRAMIEAISFLDQHPEAGLLAPAIVDDRGRLQYLCRQYPTLVDLFVRGFLPRAARRLFDRRLARYEMRAQINERDTLWDPPIISGCFMLFQTAVLKKLGGFDDRYFLYFEDYDLSLRAHELARVVYMPSVRVLHHGGGAARKGFAHIRMFLSSACKFYNRFGWKWL
- a CDS encoding UDP-glucose 4-epimerase family protein, with protein sequence MSGILVTGANGFVGRALCETLVRHGHDVTALVRRGTLGMAGVREWRHDAPDFAGLLEAWPDDLTPDCVVHLAARVHVMRDESPDPGKAFHATNVEGTLRVARAAHARGVRRLVFASSIKAVGETDGGTPLAESAAPGWLDPYGRSKREAEDALWALGAQTSLEIVVVRPPLVYGPGVRANFLQMMSALWRGMPLPLGAIDARRSMVYAENLADALMRCATDARAANACFHVADTDDLSVSQLLRVLADDLAKPARLIPVPPGLLSVAGRLTGRSAQIQRLTSDLRLDTSLIREKLDWQPPFTAKEGLAKTARWYRETQATRHSHT